One Pontibacillus halophilus JSM 076056 = DSM 19796 DNA segment encodes these proteins:
- a CDS encoding rhodanese-like domain-containing protein, with product MAEIKEMTPEELQQAIEENRAYTIIDVREDEEVREGMIPGAKHIRLGDIPMKVDTLNKDETHVVVCRSGRRSMNASEFMKEKGFEAINLKGGMLEWKGDTTKP from the coding sequence ATGGCTGAAATTAAAGAAATGACTCCGGAAGAATTGCAACAAGCAATTGAGGAGAATCGTGCATATACCATTATCGATGTTCGTGAAGATGAAGAAGTCAGAGAAGGAATGATTCCTGGTGCGAAGCATATTCGCCTAGGTGATATTCCGATGAAAGTCGACACGTTAAATAAAGATGAAACGCATGTGGTCGTTTGCCGTTCAGGACGCCGTAGTATGAACGCTTCCGAATTTATGAAAGAAAAAGGATTTGAAGCGATTAATCTTAAGGGCGGCATGCTTGAGTGGAAGGGCGATACAACTAAACCATAA